One genomic segment of Terriglobales bacterium includes these proteins:
- the argF gene encoding ornithine carbamoyltransferase: MKTQTVKSSAVMAVPGQRPQWSKDLISIADLGPEGVKGILDLTMLVKTRPADFRRSLAGKQIVLFFEKPSLRTRITFEAGMNGLGGTSLFFDQTNARLGAREKLSDIAHNLERWVDGVVLRTFEHTTVTEMALHAGIPVINGLSSLEHPCQALADYFTLMEKFGDLKKIRLAYVGDANNVAHSLMLTAACLGSKITVATPKSYNPDPHILSTALEIASETGASIEVTHDARAAVKDADAVYTDVWASMGQESEAEKRKKTFAPYQVNEELFAQAAPHAVFMHCLPAHRGDEVTDEVIDSSRSVVFDQAENRMHAQKAVMLILLGGEIKRSPQRSAHV; this comes from the coding sequence TTGAAAACACAAACTGTTAAATCATCTGCGGTCATGGCGGTTCCCGGGCAGAGGCCGCAATGGTCTAAAGACCTGATTTCCATCGCAGACCTGGGGCCCGAGGGCGTCAAAGGCATACTTGATTTGACCATGCTGGTCAAAACACGCCCGGCAGATTTCCGCCGGTCGCTCGCGGGAAAACAAATCGTGCTGTTTTTCGAGAAGCCTTCGCTGCGCACCCGCATCACCTTTGAAGCCGGGATGAACGGCCTGGGAGGCACATCGCTCTTCTTCGACCAGACCAACGCCCGCCTGGGCGCGCGCGAAAAGCTCAGCGATATCGCCCATAACCTGGAGCGTTGGGTTGATGGTGTGGTGTTGCGCACCTTTGAGCACACGACCGTTACGGAGATGGCGCTGCACGCGGGCATCCCGGTCATCAACGGGCTAAGCAGTCTGGAGCATCCCTGCCAGGCCCTGGCAGACTACTTCACGCTGATGGAAAAGTTTGGAGACCTTAAAAAAATCCGCCTGGCTTATGTGGGAGACGCCAACAATGTGGCGCACTCGCTGATGCTGACCGCCGCTTGCCTGGGCTCGAAGATCACGGTGGCGACGCCCAAAAGTTACAACCCCGACCCCCACATCCTGAGCACAGCTTTGGAGATCGCCTCCGAAACGGGAGCCTCAATTGAAGTGACTCACGACGCGCGCGCGGCCGTCAAAGACGCGGACGCGGTTTATACCGACGTTTGGGCCAGCATGGGGCAGGAGAGCGAAGCAGAAAAGCGCAAGAAGACATTTGCTCCCTATCAGGTCAATGAAGAGCTCTTCGCGCAGGCTGCTCCTCATGCGGTATTCATGCATTGCCTGCCTGCCCATCGTGGAGATGAAGTCACAGATGAGGTCATAGATTCGTCCCGGTCGGTAGTCTTTGACCAGGCAGAAAATCGCATGCACGCTCAAAAAGCAGTCATGCTCATTTTATTAGGCGGAGAAATCAAACGCTCTCCGCAGAGGAGCGCACATGTCTGA
- a CDS encoding argininosuccinate synthase codes for MSEKVVLAYSGGLDTSIIIPWLKENYGSEVIAMVGDVGQGDDIEAVVKKAYATGASKVVVEDMREEFLTGYVFPAIMAGAVYEHKYLLGTSLARPVIAKHQVQVALREGATAVAHGCTGKGNDQVRFEHAYQALAPHLKIIAPWREWDLKSREDCLDYAEKRKIPVAASREKIHSRDRNILHLSHEGGELEDPANKPLETTWQMTQSPEAAPDKVERVEIGFAAGVPVSVNGKQMDPVSLLQQLNEIGGRNAIGRVDLVENRFVGIKSRGCYETPGGTLLLTTHRELEALCLDRDLMHFKLYVALKYAELVYYGLWFTPLRESLDAFVASTQGEVTGSVALDLYKGNVSVASRTSDYSLYRTDLSSFTMGESYDQKDAAGFIRILGLPSRSRALLRHEVTVP; via the coding sequence ATGTCTGAAAAAGTTGTTCTTGCATATTCCGGGGGGCTCGATACTTCCATCATCATTCCATGGTTGAAGGAAAACTACGGCTCCGAGGTGATCGCCATGGTCGGCGATGTTGGCCAGGGAGACGACATCGAAGCGGTTGTGAAGAAGGCCTATGCCACCGGGGCATCCAAGGTCGTGGTGGAAGATATGCGCGAGGAATTTCTCACCGGCTATGTGTTTCCCGCCATCATGGCCGGGGCCGTCTACGAACATAAATACCTGCTGGGCACTTCTCTCGCACGCCCCGTCATCGCCAAGCATCAGGTGCAGGTGGCTTTGCGCGAAGGGGCTACCGCTGTGGCCCACGGTTGCACCGGCAAAGGCAACGATCAGGTGCGCTTTGAGCATGCCTATCAGGCCCTGGCGCCACATTTGAAGATCATTGCACCCTGGCGCGAATGGGATTTGAAGTCGCGTGAAGACTGCCTCGACTATGCCGAGAAACGCAAGATACCCGTCGCTGCCAGCCGGGAGAAGATCCACAGCCGCGACCGCAACATACTGCACTTGAGCCATGAAGGCGGCGAGCTGGAAGATCCGGCGAATAAGCCACTGGAAACCACGTGGCAGATGACGCAATCGCCCGAGGCTGCGCCCGATAAGGTAGAGCGGGTTGAGATTGGCTTTGCCGCGGGCGTTCCCGTTTCGGTCAACGGCAAGCAGATGGACCCGGTTTCGCTCTTGCAGCAATTGAATGAGATCGGCGGGCGCAACGCCATCGGCCGGGTTGATCTGGTGGAAAACCGCTTTGTGGGCATCAAGTCGCGGGGCTGCTATGAGACTCCAGGCGGAACTCTGTTGCTCACCACGCACCGTGAGTTGGAGGCTTTGTGCCTTGATCGCGACCTCATGCACTTCAAGCTATATGTCGCGTTGAAATATGCAGAGCTGGTTTATTACGGCCTGTGGTTCACGCCATTACGCGAGTCGCTCGATGCCTTCGTCGCCAGCACACAAGGCGAAGTTACCGGATCGGTTGCGCTCGATCTATATAAAGGTAATGTCTCCGTTGCCAGCCGCACCTCGGATTACTCGCTCTATCGCACCGACCTGTCTTCGTTCACCATGGGCGAGAGTTACGATCAGAAAGACGCAGCGGGGTTCATCCGCATTCTCGGATTGCCCTCCCGTTCACGCGCTCTGCTGAGACACGAGGTCACAGTCCCATGA
- the argH gene encoding argininosuccinate lyase — MKMWSGRFRQPLDPEFERWQRSLPFDRRLVNEEVAASGAHARALQRIGVLSDNELASILQGLEAILSAAQKPEYFNDEEAEDIHHFVEKRLVELIGETGYKLHSGRSRNEQIATDLRLYIRKTIDELQILLLELLDVVVARAEKSGNSAMPAYTHLQAAEPVLVAHWLLAYAEMYLRDFTRLADCRQRLNFSPLGSGAIAGAPLALDREAIAQELAFTAPAANSMDATSDRDFAIEFAQVLSLLFMHLSRWAEEMILFSSQEYSFVRLPESYSTGSSAMPQKKNPDALELIRGKAARMLGNAVSLLVTLKGLPLAYNKDLQETQEPVFLAAETAVQSLKTAIGFMRQVEFDYERMQSAAQAGFMNALAAATYLVNKGVSFRKAHEHIGNAVCYCLEKGCELRDLSLPELRQFSPEFAEDFYSCLGLDAVLACHNVTGGTHPARVREALAKVRQQISLLSGEVHAHA, encoded by the coding sequence ATGAAGATGTGGTCGGGCCGGTTTCGCCAGCCGCTTGATCCGGAGTTTGAGCGCTGGCAGCGGTCACTCCCGTTCGACCGGCGATTAGTCAATGAGGAAGTTGCCGCCAGCGGCGCGCATGCTCGTGCGCTGCAGAGGATTGGTGTGCTCTCTGACAATGAGTTGGCTTCCATTCTGCAGGGATTGGAAGCAATTCTGTCAGCCGCGCAGAAGCCGGAGTATTTCAATGACGAGGAAGCGGAAGACATCCATCATTTTGTCGAGAAACGCCTCGTCGAGTTAATCGGGGAGACCGGATACAAGCTGCACAGCGGCCGCAGCCGCAATGAACAGATTGCCACCGACCTGCGGCTTTACATCCGTAAGACAATTGATGAGCTGCAGATTTTGCTGCTGGAGTTGCTCGATGTTGTAGTGGCGCGCGCTGAAAAATCCGGGAATTCCGCCATGCCGGCCTACACCCATCTGCAGGCTGCCGAGCCGGTGCTGGTGGCGCATTGGCTACTTGCCTACGCAGAAATGTACTTGCGGGATTTCACCCGCCTGGCTGATTGCCGCCAGCGGTTGAATTTTTCTCCGCTGGGGTCGGGCGCAATTGCTGGAGCGCCGCTGGCGTTGGATCGGGAAGCCATAGCACAGGAACTTGCCTTTACCGCGCCCGCAGCCAACAGCATGGACGCAACCAGCGACCGCGACTTTGCCATTGAATTCGCACAGGTGCTCTCACTGCTGTTCATGCACCTGAGCCGCTGGGCGGAGGAGATGATCCTGTTTTCATCGCAGGAGTATAGTTTTGTTCGCCTGCCGGAAAGCTATTCCACCGGCTCGAGCGCCATGCCGCAGAAGAAGAATCCTGATGCGTTGGAACTCATTCGCGGCAAGGCGGCACGCATGTTGGGGAATGCCGTGTCATTGCTGGTGACGCTCAAGGGATTGCCCCTGGCCTACAACAAAGACTTGCAGGAGACCCAGGAGCCGGTTTTTCTTGCCGCCGAGACTGCAGTGCAAAGTCTCAAGACGGCAATCGGTTTCATGCGCCAGGTCGAGTTTGATTATGAGCGCATGCAGAGCGCGGCCCAGGCGGGATTCATGAATGCCCTGGCGGCTGCGACCTACCTGGTTAACAAGGGAGTTTCCTTCCGAAAAGCGCATGAGCACATTGGCAATGCAGTCTGTTATTGTCTGGAAAAGGGTTGTGAATTGCGAGACCTTTCGTTGCCAGAGCTGCGCCAGTTTAGTCCCGAGTTCGCAGAAGACTTTTATTCCTGCCTGGGTTTGGATGCCGTGCTGGCATGTCACAACGTGACCGGAGGCACGCATCCGGCGCGAGTGCGTGAAGCGCTGGCCAAGGTGCGCCAGCAGATTTCGCTCTTGAGTGGAGAAGTTCATGCACACGCGTAG
- a CDS encoding N-acetyltransferase, translating to MHTRRAILPDAEQIHHLVESFSQADTLLPRPLAEICENIRDFHVVEDDGNIIGCGALHLYGVHLAEIRSICVTPELQKRGAGTLLIEALLAEADHHHVSCVCLFTLIPSFFAHFEFRVVTREDIPDKLYKDCLLCPKLHACDEIAMVRGELPKFAILGKVPVNLPLVKLGA from the coding sequence ATGCACACGCGTAGAGCCATTCTGCCCGATGCCGAGCAGATACATCATCTCGTCGAAAGCTTTTCCCAGGCCGATACGCTTTTGCCGCGCCCACTCGCGGAAATCTGCGAGAACATTCGTGACTTCCACGTCGTTGAAGATGACGGCAACATTATTGGATGCGGCGCCCTGCACCTGTATGGAGTGCACCTGGCGGAGATTCGTTCGATTTGCGTGACCCCCGAACTGCAAAAAAGAGGCGCGGGTACACTTTTAATCGAGGCCTTGCTGGCTGAGGCCGATCATCATCACGTAAGTTGCGTCTGTTTGTTTACGCTCATTCCTTCATTCTTTGCGCACTTCGAGTTCCGTGTGGTGACGCGCGAAGATATACCCGATAAGTTGTATAAAGATTGTTTGCTTTGTCCTAAGCTGCACGCGTGCGATGAAATCGCCATGGTGCGTGGTGAGCTTCCTAAATTTGCGATTCTCGGGAAAGTTCCCGTGAATTTACCGCTGGTCAAGCTAGGTGCATGA
- the argJ gene encoding bifunctional glutamate N-acetyltransferase/amino-acid acetyltransferase ArgJ, which yields MNQDHEPQLHIPRGFSFSAATAGIKASGKPDLALAIAAKGTSAAAVFTSNRVVAAPIEVGREHLAWSRGKIRAVVVNSGNANCATGKAGYAACKQICSVIGENAGVPIQQVFPSSTGIIGVPFPAEKILAHLPQLMAQAEASEKAVRAFVGAIMTTDLRPKLASAQFKFAGKPISILGIAKGAGMIHPQMATMLVYLFTDVQASPSLLKTHLREAVDGSLNCISIDGDTSTNDTALLLASGSSGVALQSASARARFRDSLAEVCRSLATQIVADGEGVRHVVRLLVQQARSGEEADRVARTIAHSLLVKTAWAGADPNWGRILAAIGNSGVRLDPARVNIFFGKQQVCRKGEAVSFDEHSAHVYLSQPRYEITIQLGRGKSHCEFLTCDLTTEYVHINADYST from the coding sequence ATGAACCAAGACCACGAACCTCAACTCCATATCCCTCGCGGATTCTCATTTTCTGCTGCTACCGCCGGCATCAAAGCCAGCGGCAAGCCTGACTTGGCCTTGGCCATTGCCGCGAAAGGAACATCTGCAGCCGCCGTGTTCACCTCGAACCGCGTAGTCGCCGCTCCCATTGAGGTAGGCCGGGAGCACTTGGCGTGGTCCCGCGGAAAAATCCGGGCCGTGGTGGTCAATTCCGGCAATGCCAACTGCGCCACCGGAAAGGCCGGATATGCGGCCTGCAAGCAGATTTGTTCTGTAATTGGCGAGAATGCTGGTGTGCCCATCCAGCAGGTTTTTCCTTCCTCGACAGGGATCATTGGCGTGCCTTTTCCGGCAGAAAAGATTCTGGCCCATCTTCCGCAACTGATGGCGCAAGCCGAGGCCAGTGAAAAAGCTGTCCGGGCTTTTGTGGGCGCCATTATGACTACCGATCTGCGTCCCAAGCTGGCTTCAGCCCAATTCAAATTTGCGGGCAAACCCATTTCCATTTTGGGAATTGCCAAAGGCGCAGGCATGATCCATCCTCAAATGGCCACCATGCTGGTCTATCTTTTTACGGATGTCCAGGCTTCGCCCTCGCTGCTGAAGACTCATCTGCGTGAGGCAGTGGATGGCAGTTTAAACTGCATCTCCATTGACGGAGATACTTCCACCAACGATACTGCATTGCTTCTAGCCAGCGGCTCGAGTGGTGTAGCATTGCAATCCGCTTCGGCCCGCGCAAGGTTTCGAGATTCGCTGGCCGAGGTCTGCCGTTCGCTGGCGACGCAAATCGTGGCCGATGGCGAAGGCGTGCGGCATGTTGTGCGTTTACTCGTGCAACAGGCGCGTAGCGGGGAAGAAGCCGACCGCGTGGCCCGGACAATTGCGCATTCTCTATTGGTGAAGACGGCGTGGGCGGGAGCAGATCCAAACTGGGGACGCATCCTCGCCGCCATCGGCAACAGCGGGGTTCGGCTGGACCCGGCGCGGGTGAATATTTTCTTCGGAAAGCAGCAGGTTTGCCGCAAGGGAGAAGCCGTAAGCTTTGATGAGCATTCGGCGCATGTTTATCTGTCGCAACCTCGCTACGAGATTACGATTCAGTTAGGACGCGGCAAGAGCCACTGCGAATTTCTTACCTGTGACCTGACCACCGAATACGTTCATATCAATGCGGATTACTCGACTTAA